One part of the Lachnospiraceae bacterium JLR.KK002 genome encodes these proteins:
- a CDS encoding relaxase/mobilization nuclease domain-containing protein, which yields MAIIKAIKNSHSDIKHIINYVTRKEKTIGKKLCSGFNCSIDTAVTEMNMTKELYGKTGGRTYKHFVQSFSPDEKITAQQAYQIAKEFTESCPLFSDFEVVYSTHVDKHHIHTHFVVNSVSFLNGHKFSMSKKDLEDMKKLNNKLCLEHGLSVCELAKKKSFDGQERKGLVTDNMDKYQFLKKAQEGKVKSFVQDTAVAVFNSMKESLSKDDFIKSMEQKGYAVVWKDTHKYIVFINQDGKKVRNSNLQKTYNMKVGKEELLEFFKEKSLYKEKKHTARHRRR from the coding sequence ATGGCAATTATTAAAGCAATCAAAAATTCACATTCAGACATAAAGCACATTATCAATTATGTAACCAGAAAAGAAAAAACCATAGGGAAAAAGTTATGTTCTGGTTTTAACTGCTCCATAGACACAGCAGTTACAGAAATGAATATGACAAAGGAATTATATGGAAAAACAGGGGGAAGAACTTATAAGCACTTTGTCCAATCCTTTTCACCAGATGAAAAAATCACAGCACAGCAGGCATATCAAATAGCAAAAGAATTTACTGAATCCTGCCCCCTCTTTTCAGATTTTGAAGTTGTGTACTCTACCCATGTTGACAAACATCACATACATACTCATTTTGTTGTTAATAGTGTGAGTTTTCTTAATGGACATAAATTCTCTATGTCAAAGAAAGACTTAGAAGATATGAAAAAACTTAACAATAAGCTATGTTTAGAGCATGGACTTTCAGTTTGTGAATTGGCAAAAAAGAAGTCCTTTGATGGACAAGAGAGAAAAGGGCTTGTGACAGATAACATGGATAAATACCAGTTCCTTAAAAAAGCACAAGAGGGAAAAGTAAAATCTTTTGTCCAAGACACAGCAGTTGCAGTTTTTAACTCAATGAAAGAATCTTTATCAAAGGATGATTTTATCAAATCTATGGAACAGAAAGGATATGCTGTTGTCTGGAAAGACACCCATAAATATATAGTTTTTATCAATCAAGATGGAAAAAAAGTAAGAAACTCCAACCTTCAAAAAACTTATAACATGAAAGTGGGAAAAGAAGAATTGCTTGAATTTTTTAAAGAAAAATCCCTTTACAAAGAGAAAAAACACACTGCCAGACATAGAAGAAGATAG
- the csm4 gene encoding type III-A CRISPR-associated RAMP protein Csm4 — MEYRIYKFDFITGVHLGEDSLEDGGFTLHADTLFSALCQECLKQGHKKLERLVARTREGKIRLTDAFPCMEHTCYLPKPMLKIETEEKQGDSTLKKAYKKLSYIPADRLKDYIAGKLDVMQELNRFQENLGYGEVKTSAAVRGLEETMPYRVGIYHFHPGSGLYIIAGGETGEDIRLLETGLESLELSGIGGKRTAGLGRFRLIQEKVPEDLKPCLEARESSVSMALSVCLPKEDELEEVLEKASYLLLKRSGFVASDTYAKEHQKKRDLYVMQAGSCFGKRFEGDIYDVSAGGSHPVYRYAKPVFLEVVS, encoded by the coding sequence ATGGAGTACAGAATTTATAAATTTGACTTTATCACGGGAGTGCATTTGGGAGAGGACTCTCTGGAAGACGGAGGATTTACCCTTCATGCGGATACGCTTTTTTCCGCCCTGTGCCAGGAGTGCCTGAAACAGGGGCATAAGAAGCTGGAAAGGCTGGTTGCCCGGACGCGGGAAGGAAAGATTCGGCTGACAGACGCTTTCCCCTGTATGGAACATACCTGTTATCTTCCAAAGCCCATGCTGAAAATAGAGACAGAGGAAAAGCAGGGGGATTCCACGCTGAAAAAGGCATATAAAAAACTGTCTTATATTCCGGCAGACAGACTGAAGGATTATATTGCCGGGAAACTGGATGTGATGCAGGAACTCAACCGGTTTCAGGAAAATCTGGGGTACGGAGAGGTGAAAACCAGCGCGGCAGTCCGCGGACTGGAGGAAACAATGCCTTATCGGGTTGGAATTTACCATTTTCACCCCGGAAGCGGATTATATATCATAGCAGGAGGAGAAACCGGAGAGGATATCCGGTTGCTGGAAACGGGTCTGGAATCGCTGGAACTGTCCGGAATCGGCGGAAAGAGAACTGCCGGTCTGGGGAGATTTCGGCTGATACAGGAAAAGGTTCCGGAAGATTTGAAACCTTGTCTGGAGGCCAGGGAGAGTTCCGTATCAATGGCCTTGTCCGTGTGTCTTCCAAAAGAAGACGAGCTGGAGGAAGTTCTGGAGAAGGCCAGCTATCTGCTGCTGAAACGGAGCGGATTTGTGGCTTCTGATACATATGCTAAGGAACATCAGAAGAAACGTGACCTGTATGTGATGCAGGCGGGCTCCTGTTTTGGAAAACGGTTTGAAGGAGATATCTATGACGTCAGCGCCGGAGGTTCTCATCCTGTGTACCGTTATGCCAAACCTGTGTTTCTGGAGGTGGTTTCATGA
- the cas1 gene encoding CRISPR-associated endonuclease Cas1, whose product MVQCLKRGINISYYSKGGSYFSRLQSTNHINVQRQRKQAALADSEFSLELAKNIVSGKIHNQEIILRRYARSEEKDVKDNPYFGFIHSDREKHPTLASDMMEEWRATLVDSLVMSLVNGHEIHTEHFFHNRDQPGYYLTTEGMNIFLKKYEKKMQTATQYLDYIDYAVTFRQAIDLQINELTKAIENEDASLYHPIWLR is encoded by the coding sequence GTGGTACAATGTTTAAAACGCGGAATCAATATTTCATATTATTCCAAAGGTGGTTCTTACTTTAGCAGATTGCAGTCTACCAATCATATAAATGTGCAGAGACAGAGAAAGCAGGCAGCCCTGGCAGATTCCGAATTTTCTCTGGAACTGGCGAAAAATATTGTCAGCGGCAAAATTCACAATCAGGAAATCATATTACGACGGTATGCCCGAAGCGAAGAAAAAGACGTGAAAGATAATCCATATTTTGGATTCATACACAGTGACAGGGAGAAACACCCCACGCTGGCCAGTGATATGATGGAGGAGTGGAGGGCAACCCTGGTGGATTCGCTGGTTATGAGCCTGGTAAACGGGCATGAAATACATACGGAACATTTCTTTCACAACAGGGATCAACCCGGTTATTATCTGACAACAGAAGGAATGAATATTTTTCTGAAAAAGTATGAGAAAAAAATGCAGACAGCAACCCAATATCTGGATTATATTGACTATGCAGTTACGTTCCGTCAGGCAATTGACCTGCAAATCAATGAATTGACGAAGGCAATAGAAAATGAGGATGCCTCTCTGTATCATCCCATATGGCTGAGATGA
- a CDS encoding type IV secretory system conjugative DNA transfer family protein, with amino-acid sequence MKGCERMHLKNIINFLGLWSYPFGISLSGLLLYFIQTMRMQEFTLDRENITGIAIGGLIAPFFVMLSNFYDYLSKGKKEFTPNLTFKKNVTSISDSKKQAMYRKVGKDDNLLKKKPEGIILGKQGRKFVCLPVGKKGQKDGVSAVVLGSPGSGKSVFLTNFLLNNFMKKEPTPVFCLDIKPELASKSVDLSENKNVKVVDFTDRSKAGWDVYFSLNEDTTDDEKMRVFDGISRALITSSNPKDKFFVNNARTICKFLLLYWFNRGLGFIDGITKIISKDVGEHIKEVLQDKEYCPEGSLVYNGLKKYDEKDSEAMQDIELTLQEHLNIFLNSDVRYQLRDNPLKANPEDLNNGSSIFLCLPMYLLDENEDILRLITFQIIQTLEKRGEDWRQPVVLILDELARLGKLENLLSFLAVNRSLGVSVLMAYQDMSQIQKIYSREESRTLMNLSEITYVLSCKDGETAKELSNLIGEYREEKISHNRSSLLHCSSGKESISNEYRRIMEVSDFQDLRDKKEVILILYGKFFRIKQFRYFEDSALLKRYHEIVRGNQELETW; translated from the coding sequence ATGAAAGGATGTGAGAGAATGCACTTGAAAAATATCATCAACTTTTTAGGATTGTGGAGCTACCCTTTTGGGATTTCTTTATCTGGACTACTCTTGTATTTTATACAAACAATGAGAATGCAGGAGTTTACTCTTGACAGAGAAAACATAACAGGGATTGCCATAGGGGGACTGATTGCACCATTTTTTGTTATGTTATCTAATTTCTATGATTACCTTTCAAAAGGGAAAAAAGAGTTTACTCCAAACCTAACATTTAAGAAAAATGTTACTTCTATTTCAGATTCTAAAAAACAAGCAATGTATAGAAAAGTTGGGAAGGATGATAACCTTCTTAAAAAAAAGCCAGAGGGAATAATCTTAGGAAAACAAGGAAGAAAGTTTGTGTGCCTACCTGTTGGAAAGAAAGGTCAGAAAGATGGAGTTTCAGCAGTTGTGCTTGGAAGTCCTGGCTCTGGAAAGTCTGTGTTTCTAACAAATTTCTTACTTAACAATTTTATGAAAAAAGAACCAACTCCTGTTTTTTGCTTGGATATAAAGCCAGAGTTAGCAAGTAAAAGTGTGGATTTGAGTGAAAATAAAAATGTGAAGGTTGTTGATTTTACTGACAGGAGCAAAGCAGGATGGGATGTTTATTTTTCTTTGAATGAAGATACAACAGATGATGAAAAAATGAGGGTTTTTGATGGAATTTCCAGAGCCTTAATAACAAGTTCAAATCCTAAGGACAAGTTTTTTGTCAATAATGCAAGAACAATCTGTAAATTCTTACTATTATATTGGTTTAACAGGGGACTGGGATTCATTGATGGAATTACAAAAATCATATCAAAGGATGTAGGGGAGCATATAAAGGAAGTTCTGCAAGATAAAGAATATTGTCCAGAAGGAAGTCTGGTTTACAATGGATTGAAAAAATATGATGAAAAGGATAGTGAGGCCATGCAGGATATTGAATTGACTTTACAAGAGCATTTGAATATTTTCTTAAATTCTGATGTTAGGTATCAATTAAGGGATAATCCATTGAAAGCCAATCCAGAAGATTTGAATAATGGGAGTTCAATTTTTCTCTGTCTGCCTATGTACCTTTTGGATGAAAATGAGGATATTTTAAGGCTTATAACTTTTCAGATTATCCAAACACTTGAAAAAAGGGGTGAAGATTGGAGACAGCCTGTTGTTCTGATTTTGGATGAGTTAGCCAGACTAGGAAAATTGGAGAATCTTTTATCTTTTCTGGCAGTGAACAGAAGTCTTGGAGTATCTGTATTGATGGCTTATCAGGACATGTCACAAATTCAGAAAATATATAGCAGAGAAGAATCAAGAACTTTAATGAATTTATCAGAGATTACATATGTACTTTCCTGCAAAGATGGAGAAACAGCAAAAGAGCTGTCTAATTTAATAGGTGAATACAGAGAAGAAAAAATATCTCATAACAGGTCTTCCCTACTGCATTGTTCCAGTGGAAAAGAAAGCATTTCAAATGAGTACAGAAGAATCATGGAAGTATCAGATTTTCAAGATTTGAGGGACAAAAAGGAAGTCATTTTGATTTTGTATGGCAAGTTTTTCAGAATCAAACAGTTTAGATATTTTGAAGATTCAGCACTTCTAAAAAGGTATCATGAAATAGTCAGGGGAAACCAGGAATTAGAGACATGGTAA
- the cas2 gene encoding CRISPR-associated endonuclease Cas2, with the protein MENYFFEIDEKAARDEVFVLIIYDITDNKRRIKLAKYLQGYGFRVQKSAFEARIPKRKYQKLLREIPNYVDDCDSVKVYKIIGSGQVTAFGKNMDIETEDIIVI; encoded by the coding sequence ATGGAAAATTATTTTTTTGAAATTGATGAAAAAGCAGCAAGAGATGAAGTATTTGTTTTGATTATTTATGATATTACAGACAATAAACGCAGGATAAAGCTGGCGAAATATCTTCAGGGCTACGGATTCCGTGTTCAGAAATCAGCCTTTGAGGCAAGGATTCCCAAAAGAAAGTACCAGAAACTACTGCGGGAAATACCGAATTATGTGGATGACTGTGACAGCGTGAAAGTGTATAAAATAATTGGCAGCGGACAGGTAACAGCTTTTGGAAAAAATATGGATATTGAAACAGAAGATATCATTGTAATTTGA
- the csm3 gene encoding type III-A CRISPR-associated RAMP protein Csm3, which produces MYGKIQITGNIEVVTGMHIGGSSAFAAIGAVDSPVIKDTGSNRPMIPGSSLKGKMRTLLAKVYNDGIAGKPDDDCERLTRLFGSAKKGQVKRSRILISDMMLANEKELREQGLQSLTEVKFENSIDRITAVANPRQIERVVRGSEFALDVIYEAAEEGEILEDFEVLAEGFRLLQYDYLGGNGSRGYGKVKFHGLAADPVIGEIPEDIMSQCNTLLKDV; this is translated from the coding sequence ATGTACGGGAAGATACAGATTACAGGAAATATTGAAGTGGTAACGGGAATGCATATCGGAGGTTCTTCTGCATTCGCAGCTATTGGGGCGGTAGACTCACCGGTGATAAAGGATACAGGCAGCAACCGTCCCATGATACCGGGAAGCTCCCTGAAGGGGAAAATGCGCACGCTGCTGGCAAAGGTGTATAATGATGGAATCGCCGGGAAACCGGATGATGACTGTGAACGGCTCACAAGATTATTTGGTTCTGCAAAAAAAGGGCAGGTGAAAAGAAGCCGGATTCTTATCTCTGATATGATGCTGGCCAATGAAAAAGAATTGCGGGAACAGGGCCTGCAGAGTCTTACGGAAGTGAAATTTGAGAACAGTATCGACCGGATTACCGCAGTTGCCAATCCCAGACAGATTGAGCGGGTGGTACGGGGGTCTGAGTTTGCATTGGACGTTATCTACGAAGCGGCAGAAGAAGGGGAAATACTGGAAGATTTTGAAGTGCTGGCAGAAGGATTCAGATTGCTGCAGTATGATTATCTGGGCGGCAATGGATCCAGAGGATATGGGAAAGTAAAATTTCATGGTCTGGCGGCAGACCCGGTGATTGGGGAAATACCGGAAGATATTATGAGTCAATGCAATACGCTGTTGAAGGATGTGTAG
- a CDS encoding recombinase family protein, translating into MAKYLRYDAIYVRQSIDKKDSVSIEAQIEECKKLCSANFKVYKDKGYSGKNTERPQVQKMIKDIESGIIQKVVVYKLDRISRNIIDFYNLYGIMQLHDCEFISWDEKFDTTTSMGRAMMGILVVFAQMERENIQTRIKDNYNYRIRDGRWASGKAPFGFKNGKRDGKTTLIPVPEEIEVVKWMFKTYAESLNISLGMIQKQLIEKGIKGHQSSKGFSRTTIGHILTNPVYCSADNLLAEYYQKKLIEFVNPLQQWDGSFSAAIVGKKNRSLRNENLEGIVVYITNIKPVINSRTFIAVQERIEQNAAVASNNTPNHNLKELSGLLKCAECGSAVKMQTYPTLTCTGRSQKKICSVSFKGIKLETVQDNVATQVQKYLENLNETQIKKTYKMRQEQKEIAKLEKELEKLMELAKFSDNIAERVKVEIDSLIVKIKEKQLKLKTDRKDDIIGLRLATGGDIEILRSIFDEDGTLVFNYSDLDIERKQMILRVLVDRIYVYKDGSVNIEWKG; encoded by the coding sequence ATGGCAAAATATTTAAGGTATGATGCAATTTACGTTAGGCAGTCAATAGATAAGAAAGACAGTGTTTCTATTGAAGCTCAAATAGAGGAATGTAAAAAACTCTGTTCAGCAAATTTTAAAGTTTATAAAGACAAAGGTTACAGTGGAAAAAATACAGAAAGACCACAAGTTCAAAAAATGATTAAAGACATAGAATCAGGAATTATACAGAAAGTTGTAGTTTACAAGCTTGACAGAATTAGTAGGAACATTATAGATTTTTATAATTTGTATGGAATTATGCAACTGCATGATTGTGAGTTTATCAGTTGGGATGAAAAATTTGACACAACCACTTCTATGGGAAGGGCAATGATGGGTATTCTTGTTGTTTTTGCCCAAATGGAAAGAGAGAATATCCAGACAAGAATAAAAGATAATTATAATTACCGTATCAGGGATGGAAGATGGGCTTCTGGGAAGGCACCTTTTGGATTTAAAAATGGAAAGAGGGATGGAAAGACAACCCTGATTCCTGTTCCAGAAGAAATTGAGGTTGTGAAATGGATGTTCAAAACCTATGCTGAAAGCCTTAATATTTCTCTTGGGATGATACAAAAACAACTCATTGAAAAGGGAATAAAAGGACACCAATCAAGCAAAGGATTCAGCAGAACTACCATAGGACACATACTGACAAACCCTGTTTATTGCAGTGCAGATAACCTTTTAGCAGAATATTACCAAAAGAAACTGATTGAATTTGTTAATCCCCTTCAACAGTGGGATGGAAGTTTTTCAGCAGCTATTGTGGGAAAAAAGAACAGGTCTTTAAGGAATGAAAACTTGGAAGGGATAGTTGTGTATATTACAAACATTAAACCTGTGATTAACAGTAGGACTTTCATTGCAGTACAAGAACGCATAGAACAAAATGCTGCTGTTGCTTCCAACAACACACCAAACCATAATTTAAAAGAACTGTCTGGTTTATTAAAATGTGCTGAGTGTGGTTCAGCAGTTAAAATGCAGACATATCCCACATTGACATGTACAGGGAGAAGCCAGAAAAAAATCTGTTCAGTTTCTTTTAAGGGTATCAAACTGGAAACTGTGCAGGATAATGTTGCTACACAAGTACAGAAATACCTTGAAAATTTAAATGAAACTCAAATAAAGAAAACATATAAAATGAGACAGGAACAAAAGGAAATAGCTAAATTGGAAAAGGAATTGGAAAAGCTGATGGAGCTTGCAAAATTCAGTGATAACATTGCTGAAAGAGTTAAAGTAGAAATTGACAGTCTGATTGTGAAAATCAAGGAGAAACAATTAAAATTAAAGACTGACAGAAAAGATGATATTATAGGTCTTAGGCTGGCAACAGGGGGAGACATAGAAATTCTTAGAAGTATTTTTGATGAAGATGGCACTTTAGTATTTAATTATTCAGATTTGGATATTGAAAGAAAGCAAATGATTTTAAGGGTTTTAGTTGATAGGATTTATGTCTATAAAGATGGCAGTGTCAATATTGAATGGAAAGGGTAA
- a CDS encoding Fic family protein encodes MNTTISYSNLLQKLNEKGLTKTALSKELGISSRTVAKIGRGEKIADHVLEKMAVFFGCSADELCQTISDNSLLQMLRDEKNIRMPGGLYHELQVRMTYNSNHIEGSRLSEDQTRLIFETNTIDIGEGIPVDDIIETVNHFRAVDFCIDMAEEPLTEDIIKEFHRILKQSTKDSSLAWFAVGDYKKRANVVGGHETAKPKEVVSHMKVLLSEYEAKTAVTINDIIRFHYVFERIHPFQDKLLTQVKDLCCA; translated from the coding sequence GTGAACACCACGATTTCATATTCCAATCTGTTGCAAAAACTAAATGAAAAAGGTCTGACGAAAACCGCACTGTCTAAGGAGCTTGGGATTTCTTCACGTACAGTGGCAAAAATCGGGCGTGGAGAGAAAATCGCTGATCATGTTCTTGAAAAAATGGCTGTTTTTTTCGGTTGTTCTGCAGATGAACTATGCCAGACCATTTCGGATAACAGTTTGCTTCAAATGCTTAGAGATGAAAAAAACATTCGTATGCCTGGGGGGCTGTACCATGAGCTTCAGGTACGGATGACATATAATTCCAATCACATAGAGGGTAGCAGGCTCAGTGAAGATCAGACCAGGCTGATTTTTGAAACAAACACAATAGATATCGGAGAAGGTATACCTGTGGATGACATTATCGAAACCGTCAATCATTTTCGCGCTGTCGACTTTTGTATTGATATGGCAGAAGAACCACTTACCGAAGATATCATCAAGGAATTTCACCGCATTTTGAAGCAAAGTACAAAGGATTCTTCGCTTGCGTGGTTTGCAGTTGGGGATTACAAGAAAAGAGCCAATGTGGTTGGAGGCCATGAAACTGCAAAGCCGAAAGAGGTTGTTTCACACATGAAAGTTCTGCTTTCTGAATATGAAGCCAAAACTGCTGTCACAATTAACGACATCATTCGTTTCCATTACGTGTTTGAACGTATTCATCCATTTCAGGATAAACTATTAACACAAGTCAAAGATTTGTGTTGTGCTTAA
- the csm2 gene encoding type III-A CRISPR-associated protein Csm2, with translation MTITEKNYVEKAEAAILLHKNRINEKTKRKKPMVTTSKIRNLLSMTADIGNEVLSWKEETLSDELCGRIDYLKVRVLYEAGREPVVKEFVENTDILKYISEIQGSRKNYLLFGRYMEALVAYHRYHGGKDN, from the coding sequence ATGACTATCACGGAGAAAAATTATGTGGAGAAGGCAGAAGCTGCCATTTTGCTTCATAAAAACAGAATAAACGAAAAGACAAAAAGAAAAAAGCCTATGGTAACTACTTCAAAAATCAGGAATCTTCTGTCCATGACAGCGGATATCGGCAATGAGGTCCTGAGCTGGAAAGAGGAAACACTCAGCGACGAGCTGTGCGGCCGGATTGATTACCTGAAGGTGCGCGTGCTGTATGAAGCAGGAAGAGAGCCCGTGGTAAAGGAATTTGTGGAGAATACGGATATACTGAAATATATCAGTGAAATCCAGGGCAGCAGGAAAAACTATCTGCTGTTTGGCAGGTATATGGAAGCTCTGGTGGCTTATCACAGATATCACGGCGGGAAGGATAATTAG
- a CDS encoding restriction endonuclease subunit S: protein MYSVTNEEGFCTGYFSKEVASKDRRNYKVVPYGFFAYNPSRINAGSIDWQRKEEKVIVSPLYVVFKVKEKVNQQYLLYYLKSDVAKQYIVNMATGSVRNNLKFSDLGEIPFKLYDLREQKEIVGKLDRVFKLIDEVKLAEKKLDELVKSRFMRKKAEYSFVISC from the coding sequence GTGTATAGTGTTACGAATGAAGAAGGATTTTGCACCGGATATTTTAGTAAAGAAGTTGCGAGTAAGGACAGGCGTAATTATAAGGTAGTCCCATATGGTTTTTTTGCATATAATCCATCAAGAATAAATGCAGGTTCCATTGACTGGCAACGGAAAGAAGAAAAAGTGATTGTAAGTCCGCTTTACGTGGTCTTTAAAGTGAAAGAAAAAGTGAATCAGCAATATTTGCTTTATTATTTAAAAAGTGATGTTGCAAAGCAGTATATTGTAAATATGGCTACCGGAAGTGTAAGGAATAATCTGAAATTTTCAGATTTGGGAGAAATTCCATTTAAATTGTATGATTTGAGAGAACAGAAAGAGATAGTGGGGAAGTTGGACAGAGTTTTCAAATTGATAGATGAAGTCAAATTGGCGGAAAAGAAGCTGGATGAACTTGTAAAATCCCGGTTTATGAGGAAAAAGGCGGAGTACAGTTTTGTTATAAGCTGTTGA
- the mobC gene encoding plasmid mobilization relaxosome protein MobC: MIQRTRKMTFRLSEEEYEIIKGKVKESGISQQQFLLKTALEKEVIHIKEFQTLIFHIKKIGININQITRHCNETGNVTEGEISEVRKGMEKIWQLLKQSKIHIQT, encoded by the coding sequence ATGATTCAAAGAACAAGGAAAATGACATTCAGATTATCAGAAGAAGAATATGAAATCATAAAAGGAAAAGTAAAAGAGTCTGGAATTTCCCAACAGCAATTTTTATTAAAAACAGCACTAGAAAAAGAAGTTATACACATCAAAGAATTTCAAACACTGATATTCCATATAAAGAAAATTGGAATTAACATAAACCAGATAACCAGACATTGTAATGAAACAGGAAATGTTACTGAAGGAGAAATTTCAGAAGTAAGAAAGGGGATGGAAAAAATATGGCAATTATTAAAGCAATCAAAAATTCACATTCAGACATAA
- the csm5 gene encoding type III-A CRISPR-associated RAMP protein Csm5 has protein sequence MKKVLEQYELELTAAGPVYIGSGKEIGKKEYAFSPWEKQIRVMDMAKLCQLLNQKKLMSQYEKFILGNSRDDLGKWLEKNHVSRQEYQNCVRYRLGCQDAVIDSRSKLAVLEFVKDAYGMPYVPGSSVKGMLRTMLLAYDIACDSGKYKGVKRDISGALSRNQRKNRTVCRMESAAMEQACYRTLHRLEKVPNHAVNDRMAGMTVSDSEPLSMEDLVLCQRTELHTDGKEKKLNVLREVLRPETVIRTSLTIDSDICGITKEYLEEAMTYFGEMYYECFLKKYPDMDRPSQDMVWLGGGTGFVTKTEVYPLFGREEGLETTVNIFKATGVPDNHKHFSDRKLGVSPHICKVTYYEGKRYQMGLCHAKITKCR, from the coding sequence ATGAAAAAAGTACTGGAACAGTATGAGCTGGAACTGACAGCGGCAGGGCCGGTATATATTGGAAGCGGGAAAGAAATCGGCAAAAAAGAGTATGCATTTTCACCCTGGGAAAAACAGATACGGGTAATGGATATGGCAAAACTGTGTCAGCTTTTAAATCAGAAAAAGCTGATGTCTCAATATGAGAAATTTATACTGGGAAACAGTCGGGATGATTTGGGAAAATGGCTGGAAAAAAATCATGTTTCCAGACAGGAATATCAGAATTGTGTCCGTTACCGGCTGGGATGTCAGGATGCTGTGATTGATTCTCGCAGTAAGCTGGCAGTTCTGGAATTTGTAAAAGATGCGTATGGAATGCCATATGTACCGGGCAGTTCTGTCAAGGGAATGCTGAGAACGATGTTGCTGGCCTATGATATTGCCTGTGATTCCGGAAAATATAAAGGGGTAAAAAGAGATATTTCCGGAGCCCTGAGCAGGAATCAGAGAAAGAACAGAACTGTCTGCAGAATGGAATCGGCTGCCATGGAACAGGCATGTTACAGAACGCTGCACAGGCTGGAAAAAGTTCCGAATCATGCGGTAAATGACAGGATGGCCGGTATGACAGTCAGTGACAGCGAGCCTTTGTCCATGGAAGATCTGGTATTGTGCCAGAGGACAGAATTGCATACTGACGGAAAAGAGAAAAAATTAAATGTGCTGCGGGAAGTACTGCGGCCGGAAACTGTTATTCGCACCAGCCTCACCATTGATTCCGATATATGCGGGATTACGAAAGAGTACCTGGAAGAAGCAATGACATATTTCGGAGAGATGTATTACGAGTGTTTCCTGAAAAAATATCCGGATATGGACAGGCCGTCTCAGGATATGGTATGGTTAGGAGGCGGAACCGGATTTGTGACAAAGACGGAAGTGTATCCCCTGTTTGGCAGAGAAGAGGGGCTGGAGACAACCGTGAATATTTTTAAGGCAACGGGAGTGCCGGATAACCATAAACATTTTTCAGACAGAAAACTGGGAGTTTCCCCTCATATCTGTAAAGTAACTTATTATGAGGGAAAACGGTATCAGATGGGTCTGTGCCATGCAAAAATTACAAAATGCCGGTGA